Within Xanthomonas theicola, the genomic segment GCCTCCAAGAAAGTCGGGGCGGTTCAATACCCAACGCGCCGAATCTTCACTCGAACTATACCGCTGCGCGCGCAGCGTGTCGGTGCCCGCTCAAGGGCTGTCACTTACTCTATGGAATCGACGATGGATAAGAATCGCACTGAAGGCGCCAAGAATCAGGTCAAGGGCGCCGTCAAGGAAGCCGTCGGCAAAGTCACCGGCGACAAGGTGAAGCAAGCCGAAGGCAAATTACAGAAGGGCGCCGGCAAGGTACAGAGCGAAGTCGGCAAGGCGCGGGACAACGCCCGCAG encodes:
- a CDS encoding CsbD family protein, whose translation is MDKNRTEGAKNQVKGAVKEAVGKVTGDKVKQAEGKLQKGAGKVQSEVGKARDNARS